TTGAACCCAGCGAACTGCCGTCCTTCCTAGATACCAGCCAAACGCTCACAGGCGACGATGATCGCTACATGCCCGCCTCCCCCGACGAAGACCTGCTGGGTGGAGAGGAGTTAGACATTGCCCCCAGTGAGCTAATTCACATTGACGACACGACCCTCAATCAACTCGAAAACGATCTATCAAGCCTTGAAAATCCAGACTCGCCATTTCCCATTGATCCCAATACTGAGCTGAGTACAAGCCTAGAGCGCTGGGATGGAGCAGCAGCGCCATGGATGGATGAGGTAGAGGTAGACTCCTTTGATGATGCCTATCCCACATCCACATCTAGCCCGGATGCAGACTTCACGGAAACGATTCTAGGCGCGGTTGCAGACGAAGCTCTCCCCGAGATGACCGCCAGCGCAGCTCCTGATGAGAACGTAGACACCATGTCCCTGGGGCTAGATCTATCAGCAGATGTGGGAGACGCGCTTAGTTATAATCTGGAAGCAGACCAGAGCAGTCTAGATGTCCTCGATGACGAAGACCTAGCGGCAGACGAGTATCAGCCGGCGGCTATCGACGACCATCCAGACGACAACGTTCGCCCCTTGGATAATCTTGCCGATGTCTGGGCCGCTCTACGAGAACCCCCCTCGGAACTTGAAACATCTGAAGAGTCTCCTAAGGAGCTTGAAGACACCGCAGAGGGGCTGACCCTTGATGCCATCGGCAATGACTGGGAAGACACCTCAGACTACCTATCATCCGTTGAGCACGATGATTCTCCTGCCGATGCAGACCTATCTGCTGATGTGTTCGGCGGTTGGGAAACCGATTCATTCACAGAAGCAGCTACGGATGAAGCTACGGATGAAACAGTCACGGATGCTGACCGGACAGAAGGAGCGATCGCTGAGGATCACGAACCTCATTTTCCCGATGCCAGTGAGCTTGCTTTTGAAGACGATGACGCCTCACTCTTTGAGTCCAGCTTTGACGACAGAGGGGATGGGTTTTTCGAAACCTTCGAGACAACAGATCTGCTCTCGGAGGATGCTGAGGCCCTATTCGATGCCGATGACACCCAAGTCCATACCGTGGATGTGGATGACCTACTGCTGCCCGATGAACCTGCCCCTGGAGCAGCTCCAGCATCTACCGTCGATGAGCCATTGCCTGAACACGAACCCCTTCCGACTGTAGAAACAGCTTGGATGGATGAGGATACCCATAGCATCGAAGAGTTATTGCTCAGCAATGATGATCCTGAGCCGGCCGATGCTTCCACAGAAGCGGATTGGAACGACGCTGATGCCGACACCATCGAGGGCTTACTCCTCAGTAGCGATACCTCGGACGTTGAAGCAGAAGAGGCGATCGCTTCCCCCGTCGTTGATCCTGAAGCAACCCTAGGTGATTGGTTTTTATTCGATGACGACGTGGCCGATCTGCCTGCCCCCCTCGAAGAGGATGCCCTCATCGAAACGCTTCTGGAGGAAACACCTGAGGAAGAAGAGCTAGAGAATCTAACGGGAACGCTGGAGAATCTAGACAATGCCCTCGAAACAGTGCAGGATGCTTCATCAATCCCTGAACCTAACGAAACACCTGCTCCTCAGCCACCAGAACCGGTTGAGGAAACCCTAGCCGAGCTTTTTTCCGAACCCGAAACCTCTACGCCCCCTCCCCTTGACCTGAGCGATGAGTTTACCCTCGACACCCTACTAGAGCGGGTCTTAGATGGAGAGGCACCATCTGCTGATACCCTAGACACTTCATCAGAAATGCCGGCAGCAGCCGAAGGTCTCCCGGAGCTGCCCGCTGAAACAGGTGAAACCTTGGAGGGCTGGTTTGCTGATGACATGGAGAACGCTCCTGCAGATGCAGATCCACAGAGCGATCGCCCCAGCCCACCGACCTGGGATGATGATCAAGATGAGCCGTTTAACGATGACTTAGACAGCATGTTCGGAGATGCCAGCATCCTCGACGAGACCCCAGAGTCGATGGATAGCTTATTTGGTGATTTCGATACTGAGGTAGGCGACTCTACTCTGAATGACTTCGCCGATGCGTTTACAGCCGAGGACAACGAGCCGGTACCTCAACCCTTGCCTGAGGAAGAAACCTCCCTAGATGACTTATTTGGAGACATGTCTGCAGATGCCGAGGATGCCTTTGGGGAAGAAGCTGAACCGCCTTCACTATCAAATGTAGAAACCTCCCTGGAGGAAGAAGCTGAACCACCTTCACTATCAAATGTAGAAACCTCCCTGGATGACTTATTTGGGGATAGTCCAGGGGATCCAGAAGATAGCTCAGATCTGTCCGCTGACGATCTGTCCGCTGACCTTAAGACATCACCTCAATACACCATCGATGATCTCGATGATTTCTTTGGCGCTGAAGACGTCCCTGAGACGCCGGAAAAAAAAAGCCCATGAGGCAAGCTATTACCTGGATGGGCGATCGCTCTCCCCTAGACCATGATTCCCCTTGGTTTCTAGCCATCGACTTGGGCAGCACCCAACTCTCAGCGCTGCTCATCAACCGTCAAACCCGCACCCTGCATCCTATCTACTGGTTTAGTGTTTCCGCCCAAGCGGGAGCAACCAAATCCTTTGGGCTACCCACCTCGATCTATCTATCTATCACAACCCCAGCATCCCAAACCAGCAGCGATCGCTCAACCGATCCACATATCACTCCACTGGCTGTAGGTGCCAAAGCTGATGAACTCGCCGACCTCAATCCATCTACGGCTGTTAGCCCACTCCCGACGAAAAGCAATGAACATCAACGTATTCTGCTACGCCATCTGAAAGCTCATGTCCTAAACCCTACCCATCTCAACGAGCACGACCTCCAGGCAGCCTGCAGCATCATTCTTTCCACCCTCAGTGGTTTTCGGGGCGACCTCCTCTCGCCTGCCACAGTTCAATGTGGGGCAGAAGGGTTAACTTCAGGTGTTGTACAGACTGTTCTGAGGCAATTAGGTGGTGTGCTGATCAGCAGTCCCCTCACGGCAGATGAAACCTATGGGCGATCGCTCTGTGAGGCTATCCTCCAGGCTAAACTTGTGCCCTCTCGTCAATTCATTGGCGTGGTCAACGATGGTAGTGCCCTCCTCGCAGCCCAGCGCTGGTTTATCGAGCCTGCCAACCCGCCGGTGACGGCATCGACCTCATCCTTTAGCGTCGTTTGTTCCACCGGGGCGATCGCGACAGAACTGATTGCCTTACAGCATGACCAAGTGATCCAAGTACAGGCCTACCCCTACGCTGATCAGGCCATTCATCAAGATGTTATTCACCTGCTACTGGATAGTCTCACCACTTCGGTCGATATCGCCGTTGCGCCCTATGGTCCCGATCTCGATGCCCGCCCACCCTTACTGACGGCGGCCCTCTCGGCTAGAGATCAAGAGGCGATCGCCCAAGACGGTCTCGCTGCCTGCCTGACCTACGACCTCGACCGCCTGCCCAGACTTGGAGAGGCAGACACCAGCCAGCGCCATGCCTGGCAACCCCATCTAGATGCCACGGCTCTAGGGCGATCGCTCCAGCAGCTCGCCCAGCGCATCTTGCGATCGCTCAGCGACCATCCAATCCTACAGCTTCAGGTGGGCGGCTATGCCGGCTTGATGACGCGCCAAACGTTGGAGCATCACATTCTTTGGCCCTACCTGCACAATCTTGATCCCGTGGTCATTCACTTGCTGGAAGAGCTGGCTATGCCCCCCCAAGCCATCGAGCAGGTGATCTGCGGTGGATTGCTATATCACCATGGCGCGATCGCCCGCTGGCTCCAAGAAAAGTTTCCCAATGCCCAAGTGGAAGTCGCTCGCATTGCGCCTCCCCGCGTCATGCCGGCCCTAGCTCCGCCCCAGGGCTGCGATCGCCCAAGCCCTATCGTCTATGGCATGGGGCTTGCGTTACTCTCCCCATCACTTCCCTAGACGCCTAGGTTTCAGACGTAGTCGAGGTCTTACCAAGCAGCGGCGCTAGGTAGGCTATCAAAGCTCCAAGGGTAAACCCTGCCACATTCCTCAACACCGGCAGCCAGTCAGGCGTACGGGTGACGACGGGGCCCAGCCCAAAAGCAATGAACAGAATGCCCCACAGCGGCGAAAAAATTAATGCCCACTGCCATGCAAACGGCTGGCCTTCCTGTCGAGGCTGAGCCGCAAAACCCAGCACAACCCCACCCAGAATCGATGTAATCAGGGTCAGAATCCACTGCTCTCGGGGTAGCCCTGGCACCACCTGACAACCACCTCGTCGTAGACAAACCTGAATGGATTCTAGCGCCGAGATAATCGAACGATCTTCTCCATTGTCCCGTACGAAAAACTGATTCCCATAACGGGTTTGCAGCTCAATCCAAAAAGTTCGGGGCAGCAGGTCATACAGATCATCGCCGACACTAAAGTTCAGCAAGTTTCCACCCCGTGGATCCGCCACCAGCAGCACACTGCGTTGATCCAAACCCCAAAAATCTTTGACCGATCGACCGGGGGTGCGATCAAACTGCGTTAATACCCGCAGCTTCCACCCTGTTTCTGACTCAAAGTCCGACAGAGCTTGGTCAAGCTCATCCTGTTGAACACTAGCCAGGGAATCGGCTAGGTCAATGACATTGGTGGGAGCCTCTGGCAACAAGTCAGGATTTTCATAGGCATGAGCTGTTGGAGCGATCGCCCAGCTACAAAGAATTAGAACAACGGTGGCGCAGAAAACACCAATCGGGCGGAAAGCAGCATGAATCATGGGTATTTTTAAAGCAAAAAGGTGCGAGAACAGGGCCGTCTAGCCTCAAACGGAGAGAACGAGATCGGCACAGCCGTAATTGGAGTAGCAAACAATGAATATGCCGAGCAAGATCAGCGCTGCCAGGATGCCCATGGGCGATCGCAGATTAGAAAACCTACCCTCCACACCCAAGCCATCTTCGCGCATCAGGGGACAGGCACCGTCACCTCGGTAACATGACCCATCCACCCGGATCTTTACACTTGTTTACCTGATTCTAATACTAAAGTTCCTTGGAGGGGTGCGTCAATTCTCGAAAGAACGTGAATTCGATGGCGTGAAGGCTCCAGAAATCCCGACTTTTGGGCCATGACCGATACTGGATCAGCCCAGTCGCCATCCTGCAAACAACTCAGGATGAACAACGAGGCTGATGATCGGCCGCCAATTTACATTCTCAAGGTATCTGCTAGCGCCAAGTCTCAGATTGCTCCTCTGGAACGTGGTTAAGCCAATCTTCGCCAACCCGAATCGTCAGGTCAGACTCAAGATCGCCCGTCGATGCCGCCACCACCTTCCCAACGCCTAACACAGTTCC
The nucleotide sequence above comes from Candidatus Obscuribacterales bacterium. Encoded proteins:
- a CDS encoding TPM domain-containing protein → MIHAAFRPIGVFCATVVLILCSWAIAPTAHAYENPDLLPEAPTNVIDLADSLASVQQDELDQALSDFESETGWKLRVLTQFDRTPGRSVKDFWGLDQRSVLLVADPRGGNLLNFSVGDDLYDLLPRTFWIELQTRYGNQFFVRDNGEDRSIISALESIQVCLRRGGCQVVPGLPREQWILTLITSILGGVVLGFAAQPRQEGQPFAWQWALIFSPLWGILFIAFGLGPVVTRTPDWLPVLRNVAGFTLGALIAYLAPLLGKTSTTSET